From Suncus etruscus isolate mSunEtr1 chromosome 6, mSunEtr1.pri.cur, whole genome shotgun sequence, one genomic window encodes:
- the PPCS gene encoding phosphopantothenate--cysteine ligase isoform X1 translates to MAEVDLVAEFPRPAGATRWAEVMARFAAGLNAQGRRVVLITSGGTKVPLEARPVRFLDNFSSGRRGATSAEAFLAAGYGVLFLHRARSAFPFAHRFPPQAWLSTLRPSGASPSGALSLEADEKALPGFASALRRYQEAAAAGTFLAIEFTTLADYLHLLQAAAQALSPLGPSAMFYLAAAVSDFYVPASEMPEHKIQSSGGPLQITMKMVPKMLSPLVKDWAPKAFIISFKLETDPSIVIDRARNALDTYRHQVVVANILESRRSFVIIVTKDSETKLLLSEEEEEKGIEIEEKIVNDLKSRHTAFMCDKN, encoded by the exons ATGGCGGAAGTTGACCTGGTGGCCGAATTTCCCCGGCCTGCGGGTGCCACTCGCTGGGCGGAGGTGATGGCTCGCTTCGCCGCGGGGCTGAACGCGCAGGGCCGCCGGGTGGTGTTGATCACGTCGGGCGGCACCAAGGTCCCCCTGGAAGCGCGGCCAGTGCGCTTCCTGGACAACTTCAGCAGCGGGCGGCGCGGGGCCACCTCGGCCGAGGCCTTCCTGGCCGCCGGCTACGGGGTCCTGTTCCTGCACCGCGCGCGCTCCGCCTTCCCCTTCGCCCACCGCTTTCCGCCCCAGGCCTGGCTGTCCACCCTGCGGCCCTCGGGCGCCTCTCCTTCGGGCGCGCTGAGCTTGGAGGCCGATGAGAAGGCGCTCCCGGGCTTCGCTTCGGCTTTGAGGCGCTACCAAGAGGCCGCGGCTGCAGGCACCTTCCTGGCCATCGAGTTCACCACCTTGGCCGATTACCTGCACCTGCTCCAAGCTGCGGCGCAGGCTCTCAGTCCGCTAG GCCCTTCTGCGATGTTTTACCTGGCCGCGGCCGTGTCCGATTTCTATGTTCCTGCCTCCGAAATGCCCGAACACAAGATCCAGTCATCTGGGGGCCCACTGCAG ATAACGATGAAGATGGTACCAAAAATGCTATCTCCTTTGGTTAAAGACTGGGCTCCCAAAGCATTTATAATTTCCTTTAAGTTGGAGACTGATCCATCCATCGTAATTGATCGTGCACGGAATGCTTTGGACACTTATCGGCATCAAGTGGTGGTGGCTAATATCCTTGAGTCACGAAGATCCTTTGTCATTATTGTAACCAAAGACTCAGAAACAAAGTTATTGCTCtcggaggaggaagaagaaaaaggtataGAGATAGAAGAGAAGATAGTGAATGATCTTAAGTCTCGACACACAGCTTTTATGTGCGACAAAAACTGA
- the PPCS gene encoding phosphopantothenate--cysteine ligase isoform X2, whose product MKMVPKMLSPLVKDWAPKAFIISFKLETDPSIVIDRARNALDTYRHQVVVANILESRRSFVIIVTKDSETKLLLSEEEEEKGIEIEEKIVNDLKSRHTAFMCDKN is encoded by the coding sequence ATGAAGATGGTACCAAAAATGCTATCTCCTTTGGTTAAAGACTGGGCTCCCAAAGCATTTATAATTTCCTTTAAGTTGGAGACTGATCCATCCATCGTAATTGATCGTGCACGGAATGCTTTGGACACTTATCGGCATCAAGTGGTGGTGGCTAATATCCTTGAGTCACGAAGATCCTTTGTCATTATTGTAACCAAAGACTCAGAAACAAAGTTATTGCTCtcggaggaggaagaagaaaaaggtataGAGATAGAAGAGAAGATAGTGAATGATCTTAAGTCTCGACACACAGCTTTTATGTGCGACAAAAACTGA